A stretch of Mya arenaria isolate MELC-2E11 chromosome 14, ASM2691426v1 DNA encodes these proteins:
- the LOC128216670 gene encoding lymphocyte antigen 75-like, whose amino-acid sequence MTSADRDACNTTRLCGVGESCLLKEVRSTGDGHTQFTMTCATDQICDGDEPLTVFGRRKRNVVMTCCKTDLCNTPTSIFSPSTSTVVSSSTTIKTTPQTVCDTSGGFQLLSFHEQMCVKLHRSSHKWDAARRICQAENADLVVLDTADKRRDVTNYVTSTIGHPVNYWIGLRDHLGADTFQWVNAVYVSNTDYQWGVGQPDQINQNCVFVKKEDHLWHDWLCSESFSFVCERNM is encoded by the exons ATGACGTCGGCTGATAGAGACGCCTGTAACACTACCAGACTGTGTGGCGTCGGAGAG AGTTGCTTGTTGAAGGAGGTTCGGTCAACGGGGGACGGGCACACACAGTTTACCATGACCTGCGCCACAGATCAG ATCTGTGACGGCGACGAACCGTTGACTGTATTTGGAAGACGAAAACGCAACGTTGTCATGACTTGTTGCAAGACTGATCTGTGTAACACACCTACGTCTATTTTCTCTCCATCGACATCAACGGTGGTGTCATCTTCAACGACTATTA AAACCACGCCACAGACGGTATGCGACACATCCGGTGGATTTCAGCTTCTGTCTTTTCATGAGCAGATGTGCGTCAAACTACACCGGTCATCGCACAAATGGGACGCCGCTAGGAGAATTTGCCAAGCGGAGAATGCAGACCTCGTGGTGCTAGACACCGCGGACAAGCGACGCGATGTTACAAACTACGTTACGTCGACCATTGGAC ACCCTGTCAACTACTGGATTGGCTTGCGCGACCACCTGGGCGCAGACACATTTCAGTGGGTGAACGCGGTGTACGTGTCCAACACGGACTACCAGTGGGGAGTCGGTCAACCCGACCAAATCAATCAAAACTgcgtttttgttaaaaaggaaGACCACCTTTGGCATGACTGGCTTTGTTCGGAGTCTTTTTCGTTTGTTTGTGAACGAAATATGTAG